One Nostoc punctiforme PCC 73102 DNA window includes the following coding sequences:
- the kdpB gene encoding potassium-transporting ATPase subunit KdpB codes for MNQVATNFRARRPNPRSGDHRQGRKKARTSKKWLYLRAIRDAFVKLNPKYVIKNPVIFVVWVGTIIILLLTIDPNLFGPALQKKPQLFNGLLSGILFFTVWFANFAEALAEGRGKAQADALRLTKSEAIAKKLAPDGTISEVSSTNLKKGDNIYVVAGDIIPGDGEVIMGVASVDESAITGESAPVLKESGSDVSSSVTGGTRIISDELIIRITTDPGKGFIDRMIGLVEGAERSKTPNEIALTVLLAVLSLVFLLVVVTLPALAYYVNSPVSVPTLIALLVALIPTTIGGLLSTIGIAGMDRVAQFNVIATSGKAVEACGDVNTLVLDKTGTITLGNRLAEEFIPINGHSMSEIANVAWAASFFDNTPEGKSIIRLAEKLGARFDFDSNQAEGVDFSAKTRMSGTNLPGGYEARKGAVEAIKGFVRSRNGRDTPELDAAYERVSRLGGTPLAVSLDNEIYGVIYLKDIVKPGIRDRFEQLRRMGVRTIMLTGDNQITASVIAKEAGVDDFIAEATPEDKISVIKKEQAAGKLVAMTGDGTNDAPALAQANVGVAMNTGTQAAKEAANMVDLDSDPTKLIDIISIGKQLLITRGALMTFSIANDIAKYFAIIPVIFVAANLQSLNIMNLTSSKSAVLSALIYNALIIPALIPLALKGVRFRPLTANQLLQRNILIYGLGGVIAPFIAIKLIDILITIVGLA; via the coding sequence ATGAATCAAGTGGCAACTAACTTCAGAGCTAGACGGCCAAATCCTCGTTCTGGCGATCACCGTCAAGGACGTAAAAAAGCAAGGACAAGTAAAAAGTGGCTGTACTTAAGGGCAATTAGAGATGCTTTTGTGAAGCTCAACCCTAAGTATGTAATCAAAAATCCAGTAATATTTGTGGTTTGGGTGGGGACAATCATCATTCTATTGCTCACAATTGATCCCAATTTATTTGGCCCAGCCCTACAAAAGAAGCCACAACTTTTCAATGGCTTACTGTCGGGGATTTTATTCTTTACAGTTTGGTTTGCCAATTTTGCTGAAGCATTGGCAGAAGGGCGGGGTAAAGCTCAAGCTGATGCCTTGCGATTAACCAAATCAGAGGCGATCGCTAAAAAACTCGCTCCCGACGGCACAATTAGTGAAGTTTCATCTACTAACCTTAAAAAGGGCGATAACATCTACGTCGTTGCTGGTGATATCATTCCCGGCGATGGCGAGGTAATTATGGGTGTTGCCTCAGTAGATGAATCGGCAATTACTGGAGAATCTGCACCAGTATTAAAAGAATCAGGCTCCGATGTTTCCAGTTCCGTCACTGGTGGGACGCGGATTATCTCAGATGAATTAATTATCCGTATCACTACTGACCCCGGTAAAGGCTTTATTGACAGGATGATTGGCTTAGTAGAAGGGGCAGAACGCAGCAAAACACCCAATGAAATTGCCCTGACAGTATTGTTGGCAGTTCTCAGCTTAGTGTTTTTGTTAGTTGTAGTAACTCTGCCCGCACTTGCTTACTATGTCAATAGTCCAGTGAGCGTGCCAACTTTAATTGCCCTATTAGTGGCATTAATTCCTACAACCATTGGCGGCTTACTCAGTACCATCGGCATTGCTGGTATGGATCGAGTTGCCCAATTTAACGTTATTGCGACTTCAGGAAAAGCAGTCGAAGCCTGTGGTGATGTCAACACTCTAGTTCTCGATAAGACAGGTACAATCACCCTCGGCAACCGTTTGGCGGAAGAGTTTATCCCGATCAACGGTCATTCAATGTCAGAAATTGCTAATGTTGCGTGGGCGGCTAGTTTTTTTGACAATACACCAGAAGGTAAATCCATTATTCGACTGGCAGAAAAGTTAGGCGCAAGGTTTGATTTTGATTCCAACCAGGCAGAAGGAGTTGATTTTTCCGCCAAAACCCGAATGAGTGGAACTAACTTACCTGGTGGTTATGAGGCCAGGAAGGGAGCAGTAGAAGCCATTAAAGGATTTGTCCGTTCTCGCAACGGACGCGACACGCCAGAATTGGATGCTGCCTACGAACGAGTTTCTCGCTTGGGAGGTACACCTTTAGCAGTTAGCCTAGATAACGAAATCTATGGGGTTATTTATCTCAAAGATATAGTTAAACCTGGTATCCGCGATCGCTTTGAGCAACTGCGACGGATGGGAGTGCGTACAATCATGCTAACTGGAGACAACCAAATTACAGCTTCTGTCATTGCTAAAGAAGCTGGAGTGGATGACTTCATTGCTGAAGCCACACCAGAAGACAAAATCAGTGTCATTAAAAAGGAACAAGCAGCAGGTAAACTAGTTGCCATGACAGGAGATGGGACTAACGATGCTCCTGCATTAGCCCAAGCTAACGTCGGCGTTGCTATGAATACAGGGACACAAGCTGCAAAAGAAGCCGCCAACATGGTGGATTTGGACTCCGATCCGACAAAGCTGATCGATATTATTAGCATTGGTAAACAATTGTTGATTACTCGCGGAGCTTTGATGACATTTTCTATCGCTAACGATATTGCCAAATACTTTGCAATTATCCCAGTGATATTTGTCGCTGCTAATCTACAAAGCCTGAATATTATGAATTTGACTAGCTCTAAGTCTGCTGTACTATCAGCGCTGATTTATAATGCTTTGATTATTCCAGCTTTGATTCCCTTGGCATTGAAGGGTGTGCGGTTTAGACCATTGACAGCTAATCAGCTACTCCAACGCAATATCTTAATTTATGGCTTAGGTGGAGTGATTGCGCCATTTATCGCCATTAAGTTGATAGACATACTGATTACAATTGTAGGTTTGGCTTAA
- the kdpA gene encoding potassium-transporting ATPase subunit KdpA, whose protein sequence is MGQGFLQIGLTLCIVIAITPLLGRYIAHVFLGERTLLDFLMNPIERSMFVLAGVRRKDDMTVSQYIRAVLYSNLIMGISVYLLLYFQRLLPWNPNGFGAPSWDVLLHTTISFVTNTDQQHYAGETTLSYFSQVAALGFLMFTSAATGLSVGIAFIRGLTGRRLGNFYVDVVRAITRILLPISIIGAIALLLTGVPQTLAKTMDVRTLEGGTQYLARGPVASFEMIKLLGENGGGFFGVNSAHPFENPNGASNLIEMIAMISIPAALIYTYGIFANNIKQAWLLFWMVFVIFVVLVGVTAVGELQGNPLVNNAFALEQPNLEGKEVRFGWLQTAFWAVMTTATMSGAVNGMHDSLMPQGIFSTLFNLFIQVIWGGQGTGTAYLFIYLILTVFLTGLMAGRTPEFLGRKIEKREIVLASVVLLIHPILVLIPSAIALAYPISLSGISNSGHHGISQVVYEYASATANNGSGLEGLKDNTLWWNLSTLVSLIGGRYIPIIAILLLADGMSRKQQVQETPGTLRTDSLVFTGITAGVTLVLGVLTFFPVLALGPIAEGLKLASGN, encoded by the coding sequence ATGGGACAAGGTTTTTTGCAAATTGGCTTAACGCTGTGTATTGTCATAGCAATTACTCCACTACTCGGTAGATACATAGCCCATGTCTTCTTGGGAGAAAGAACACTACTGGATTTTTTAATGAACCCCATAGAACGGAGTATGTTTGTACTAGCGGGTGTTCGCAGAAAAGATGATATGACGGTTTCGCAGTATATCCGAGCTGTACTGTACAGCAACCTGATTATGGGTATTTCAGTGTACTTACTATTATATTTTCAGAGGCTGTTGCCCTGGAATCCTAACGGTTTTGGTGCGCCCAGTTGGGATGTATTACTGCATACAACCATTTCCTTTGTAACGAATACCGACCAGCAGCACTATGCTGGTGAGACAACCTTAAGCTATTTTAGCCAGGTAGCAGCTTTAGGCTTTTTGATGTTCACCTCCGCAGCTACCGGTTTATCTGTGGGAATTGCCTTTATTCGCGGACTGACGGGTAGAAGGCTAGGAAACTTTTATGTTGATGTTGTCCGTGCAATTACGCGCATATTGCTACCGATTTCGATTATTGGAGCGATCGCTTTGCTTCTAACAGGTGTACCACAAACATTAGCGAAGACTATGGATGTGAGAACCTTAGAAGGCGGGACACAATATCTTGCCAGAGGCCCGGTGGCATCCTTTGAAATGATCAAACTTTTGGGCGAGAATGGCGGTGGCTTCTTTGGCGTAAACTCAGCACATCCTTTTGAGAATCCCAATGGCGCTTCTAACTTGATAGAAATGATCGCCATGATTTCTATACCGGCAGCCTTGATTTACACATACGGTATATTTGCCAACAACATCAAACAAGCTTGGCTGCTTTTTTGGATGGTGTTTGTGATTTTTGTGGTTCTGGTGGGAGTAACAGCCGTGGGAGAATTGCAAGGTAATCCCCTTGTTAATAACGCCTTTGCATTAGAACAGCCCAATTTAGAGGGGAAAGAAGTGCGGTTTGGCTGGTTACAAACGGCATTTTGGGCAGTTATGACTACTGCTACTATGTCTGGCGCTGTGAATGGGATGCATGATTCTTTGATGCCCCAAGGAATATTTTCGACACTCTTCAACTTGTTTATCCAGGTAATTTGGGGTGGTCAGGGAACTGGAACAGCTTACTTATTTATTTACTTAATTCTTACAGTGTTCCTAACTGGACTAATGGCAGGACGCACCCCAGAGTTTTTAGGACGCAAAATTGAAAAACGTGAAATTGTCCTCGCCAGTGTCGTGTTGTTGATTCACCCAATTCTAGTTTTGATTCCCAGTGCGATCGCCCTGGCTTATCCCATCTCTCTCTCTGGAATTAGCAACTCTGGCCATCACGGTATTTCTCAAGTAGTTTATGAATACGCCTCAGCCACCGCAAATAATGGCTCCGGCTTGGAAGGGTTGAAAGATAACACCCTGTGGTGGAACTTGAGTACTTTAGTTAGCTTAATAGGAGGACGATACATTCCGATAATTGCCATCCTGCTGTTAGCTGACGGTATGTCTCGCAAACAACAAGTACAAGAAACCCCTGGTACCCTAAGAACTGATTCTCTAGTATTTACTGGTATCACTGCTGGAGTGACATTGGTTTTGGGAGTATTAACTTTCTTTCCCGTTTTAGCTTTAGGCCCCATAGCTGAGGGTTTGAAACTAGCATCTGGCAATTAG